One window of the Eucalyptus grandis isolate ANBG69807.140 chromosome 8, ASM1654582v1, whole genome shotgun sequence genome contains the following:
- the LOC104414884 gene encoding probable aspartic proteinase GIP2, with product MATPPFIPLFLFGFIFASAISLATATAKPAPLVFPVEKDNSTNRYYATLQLGTPPAAMNAVLDLTGQFTWLDCSAYKSSSFHHIPCNSSRCDVTGAGGCVDCSYGPGGTTCTNGTCGVILVKFFSDMMTSIGLGEDVLVLHSRKRNKYTSKSKFQQFPFTCAESYWAENLPESAKGMVALARNPSSLATKLPKQLNLPHKFALCLPSSSRSGHGNLYVGGGPYAKPPIKQDLAKSLLRTQLLISPGTIAPVSSEGDGYTINVTAVKVDSASLTFNSSVLKIDKDGFGGATINPLNPFTSLHSEIFTPLVKEFTKKAKSRKIKQVMTVAPFGACFDAKTVKSGVAGPDVPAIVLVLHGGAQWRIEGANSMVRVSKDVMCLGFSDGGTYGMGAMAIGGHQMEDNLVEFDVGSSTFGFSNSLLLLNSSCSHS from the exons ATGGCAACCCCTCCTTTCAttcccctcttcctcttcggcTTCATCTTTGCCTCTGCCATCTCCTTGGCCACGGCCACGGCCAAACCCGCCCCACTCGTATTCCCTGTCGAGAAAGATAACTCCACAAACCGTTACTACGCCACCCTCCAGCTGGGGACTCCCCCTGCCGCCATGAATGCGGTCCTTGACCTCACGGGCCAGTTTACGTGGCTCGACTGCAGCGCCTACAAGTCCTCCTCCTTCCACCACATTCCTTGTAACTCCTCTAGGTGTGATGTCACCGGCGCCGGTGGCTGCGTCGACTGCTCCTATGGCCCCGGTGGGACCACCTGCACCAACGGCACTTGCGGTGTCATCTTGGTGAAATTTTTCTCGGACATGATGACGTCCATCGGACTTGGCGAGGACGTCCTGGTCTTGCACTCCCGGAAAAGGAACAAGTACACGTCCAAGAGTAAATTC CAACAATTTCCCTTCACTTGTGCGGAATCGTACTGGGCGGAGAATCTGCCGGAATCAGCCAAAGGCATGGTTGCGCTAGCGAGAAACCCGAGCTCGCTCGCCACCAAGCTCCCCAAGCAACTCAACCTGCCCCACAAATTCGCTCTCTGCCTCCCTTCCTCCTCCAGATCCGGCCACGGAAACCTTTACGTCGGTGGCGGCCCATACGCGAAGCCTCCAATTAAGCAAGACCTCGCGAAATCACTCCTCCGCACTCAGCTCCTCATCAGTCCGGGGACCATCGCCCCCGTCTCCAGCGAAGGCGATGGGTACACCATTAATGTAACCGCCGTCAAGGTTGACTCCGCTTCGCTCACCTTCAACTCCTCGGTCCTCAAGATAGACAAGGACGGCTTTGGGGGGGCCACCATCAATCCTCTTAATCCGTTCACGTCCCTCCACTCGGAGATCTTCACGCCTCTTGTGAAGGAATTCACGAAGAAGGCGAAGAGCAGGAAGATCAAGCAGGTGATGACGGTTGCGCCATTTGGGGCTTGCTTTGACGCGAAGACAGTGAAGAGCGGGGTGGCCGGTCCGGACGTGCCGGCAATTGTGCTGGTGCTCCACGGCGGTGCGCAGTGGAGGATAGAAGGGGCGAATTCGATGGTGAGGGTGAGCAAGGATGTAATGTGCCTGGGGTTTTCGGACGGAGGAACATATGGGATGGGCGCGATGGCAATCGGAGGTCACCAGATGGAAGATAATCTGGTGGAGTTTGATGTCGGGTCGTCCACGTTCGGGTTCAGTAACTCGCTTCTCCTCTTGAACTCCAGTTGCTCCCATTCTTGA
- the LOC120286558 gene encoding cytochrome P450 CYP82D47-like, translated as MDSQLQDLLRLSGIILAILVLSIFVLFKSTSSSKLKTPPEAPRAWPVIGHLPILAKSKLPHKTLASMADQCGPIFTVRVGTFQALVVSGSEMVKECFTKNDIALSTRPRHVAQKILGYSYAMFPFAPYGPYWREVRKMVTLELLSSRRVKSFLNPIQASEADVAIQELHELWIENKDDSGHVIVDLKQWFAKLTLNVILRIVAGKRYRAADEEKKQQCQKALREFFHFFGLVLPADVFPFLRWFDLGGHEKAMKRTAEELDEIMGGWLEDHKRDNKDLGETNSSGDFMDVMLSVLNDDEVGGYDADTVIKATCLAMIAGGSDTAMVTLTWAISQLLNNLHILKKAQKELDAQIGKHRQVKEGDIASLTYLQAIVKETLRLHPAAPLSGPRLFTEDCTVGEYHVSKGTWLILNIWKVQTDPRTWPDPLEFRPERFLSSHKDIDVKDSNFALLPFGGGRRICPGISFGLEMVHFLLARFLHAFEISTVDDSPVDMSEIFGPTILKATPLEIMLKPRLTQELY; from the exons ATGGACTCTCAGCTTCAAGACCTACTCCGCTTGTCCGGAATAATCTTAGCCATCCTCGTCCTATCAATCTTTGTATTATTCAAATCAACATCATCAAGCAAGCTCAAAACACCACCAGAAGCCCCGAGGGCATGGCCCGTCATAGGTCACTTGCCCATTCTAGCGAAATCCAAGCTTCCCCACAAGACCTTAGCGTCCATGGCCGACCAGTGTGGACCCATCTTCACCGTCCGGGTCGGGACGTTCCAGGCTCTAGTGGTGAGTGGTTCCGAGATGGTCAAGGAGTGTTTCACCAAGAATGACATCGCGCTGTCCACTCGACCACGGCACGTGGCCCAGAAGATCCTGGGGTACTCCTACGCCATGTTCCCGTTTGCGCCTTACGGCCCATACTGGCGCGAGGTGAGGAAGATGGTCACCTTGGAGCTGCTCTCGAGCCGGAGGGTCAAATCATTTCTCAACCCTATACAGGCCTCCGAAGCGGACGTGGCTATTCAAGAGTTGCACGAGCTTTGGATTGAGAACAAGGACGATTCAG GCCACGTCATAGTCGACTTGAAGCAGTGGTTTGCAAAGTTGACTCTGAACGTGATCCTGAGAATCGTGGCCGGAAAGCGCTACCGTGCAGCGGATGAGGAAAAGAAGCAGCAGTGCCAAAAGGCGTTACGAGAGTTCTTCCACTTCTTTGGGTTGGTTTTACCAGCAGAcgtttttcctttcttgaggTGGTTCGACTTGGGTGGACATGAGAAGGCCATGAAGAGGACTGCAGAAGAACTAGACGAAATTATGGGTGGTTGGTTGGAGGATCACAAGAGGGATAATAAGGATTTGGGTGAGACCAATAGCAGTGGAGATTTTATGGACGTCATGCTTTCGGTCCTTAACGATGATGAAGTTGGAGGTTATGATGCTGATACGGTTATAAAAGCTACATGCTTG GCGATGATTGCAGGAGGCAGTGATACCGCGATGGTTACCTTGACGTGGGCAATCTCGCAGTTGCTCAACAACCTTCACATCCTGAAGAAAGCTCAAAAAGAGCTCGATGCTCAGATCGGCAAGCATAGGCAAGTGAAAGAAGGGGACATTGCTAGCCTAACTTATCTTCAAGCCATAGTGAAGGAGACCCTCCGGTTACACCCGGCAGCCCCACTCTCGGGGCCACGCCTATTCACAGAGGATTGCACGGTCGGTGAGTACCACGTCTCTAAGGGCACATGGTTGATCTTGAACATCTGGAAAGTCCAAACTGACCCTAGGACATGGCCCGATCCATTGGAGTTTAGGCCTGAGAGGTTCTTGAGCAGCCACAAGGACATTGATGTGAAGGACTCCAACTTTGCGCTCCTACCATTTGGAGGCGGCAGGCGAATCTGTCCAGGAATATCTTTCGGACTAGAGATGGTGCATTTTCTTCTAGCTAGGTTCTTACATGCATTCGAGATATCAACTGTGGACGACTCACCAGTGGATATGTCTGAGATCTTCGGACCGACTATTTTGAAAGCGACCCCGCTGGAAATTATGCTCAAGCCGAGATTAACTCAAGAGCTCTACTAA
- the LOC120287304 gene encoding cytochrome P450 82A4-like has protein sequence MTDQYGLIFTIRLRTFQALVVSGTEMAKECFTKNDVTLSTRPRHLAQKILGYSYAMFPLAPYGPYWHEVRKMVTLELLSSRRVNSFLNPIQASEADLAIQELHELGLRKDDSGHIIVDLKQWFAKLTLNVTLRIVAGKRYRAADEQEKQQCQKALREFVDFFGLFLSADALPFLRWLDLGGHEKAMKRTAEELDEIIGGWLEDHKRDNKDLGLIFQLFGLSSNGGDMVVDSEVKELQNMVDTTPKELLELHKSSAEQKYVIVDPNERLNASLQSCAEANEIMDSQKASIAMLKEQLVKERDQRREERERAAADLTAAVQRVHAEAQEMLPQNESKSSKN, from the exons ATGACCGACCAGTATggactcatcttcaccatccgGCTCAGGACGTTCCAGGCCCTAGTGGTGAGTGGCACTGAGATGGCCAAGGAGTGTTTCACCAAGAATGACGTCACGCTGTCCACTCGGCCACGGCACTTGGCCCAGAAGATCTTGGGCTACTCCTACGCCATGTTCCCGCTCGCACCTTACGGCCCATACTGGCACGAGGTGAGGAAGATGGTCACCTTGGAGCTGCTCTCGAGCCGGAGGGTCAACTCGTTTCTCAACCCCATACAGGCCTCCGAAGCGGACTTGGCCATTCAAGAGCTGCACGAGCTTGGATTGAGAAAGGACGATTCAG GCCACATCATAGTAGACTTGAAGCAGTGGTTTGCGAAGTTGACTCTGAACGTGACCCTGAGAATCGTGGCCGGAAAGCGCTACCGTGCAGCGGACGAGCAAGAGAAGCAGCAGTGCCAAAAGGCGTTACGAGAGTTCGTCGACTTCTTTGGGTTGTTTTTATCGGCAGACGCTTTACCTTTCCTGAGGTGGCTCGACTTAGGTGGACATGAGAAGGCCATGAAGAGGACTGCAGAAGAACTAGACGAAATTATAGGTGGTTGGTTGGAGGATCACAAGAGGGATAATAAGGATTTGG GACTGATTTTTCAACTGTTTGGACTGAGCAGTAACGGAGGGGATATGGTAGTAGATAGTGAG GTTAAAGAGTTGCAAAATATGGTTGACACAACACCGAAGGAACTTCTGGAACTGCACAAGTCATCAGCTGAACAAAAATATGTGATTGTAGATCCTAATGAAAGGCTGAATGCTTCTCTGCAGTCTTGTGCTGAAGCAAATGAGATTATGGATAG TCAAAAGGCATCCATAGCTATGCTTAAAGAACAGTTGGTGAAAGAGCGAGatcaaagaagagaagaacgTGAAAGGGCAGCAGCAGATTTAACAGCTGCTGTGCAAAGAGTTCATGCAGAGGCTCAGGAGATGCTGCCTCAAAACGAGAGCAAGAGCAGCAAGAATTAA